One genomic segment of Hemibagrus wyckioides isolate EC202008001 linkage group LG08, SWU_Hwy_1.0, whole genome shotgun sequence includes these proteins:
- the ano10b gene encoding anoctamin-10 produces the protein MTSPKQPQDSVSSLAEAISPESWSKVSCPCCVSSEVEPLVLIQLAENVEANTKQWIMAMISAPNNAGGAHLLVHPGEDASWGRIVVSAPRCTLLRATEELGLCKADKEGNMVLFSYHDRDNFNNINDMQKFLTLAERQHIVQHELESMRAKKDQRIPGIPGDKGILKSRQNIFQKLQKAGVIQDVFPLCDEKKLHALGKEWYLQKSLWGQPLDSIHAYFGGAIAFYFSFLDFYTWALVPPAVLGLFITFFLPGAPPTDEPKADNSTPGPGSSDGDDSQLSVSAYMVQALFSMVWSTVFMELWKRRSAALSYRWGTLTLTEQFQEPRPGFQGEVGINPVTGRMEPLFPETQRQMRVGLVSVPVVGLFLGFVVLGMVGFYYCESTMASIHKASGSFLTATLSYLPSIIHIVYTNMLGNAYRTVALKLTEWENHREESAFQYHHTTKVLVFTFFNNFAVLFHIAIFKQDLHLLHKRLSSLLILSQVVNQFTEIVVPYVVDRFYSSSQKELKEDDPAADHMQAEGNLPPFPGLFLEYIELLVQFGYLSLFSCVYPLTAVLLLINNITEIRGDAYKICRLFRKPFSPPESGIGVWQAAFEVLSFLSVISNCWLLFLAPRIKAFTLDSGLSPSLVLIFFIMLEHVLIIVKMILAFIIPDEPDWVRIKRQQIEYCTMLALKEQKVKHSQTDQLPRS, from the exons ATGACTTCTCCAAAGCAGCCGCAGGACAGCGTCTCCAGCTTGGCAGAGGCAATATCTCCTGAGTCGTGGTCCAAGGTTAGCTGTCCTTGTTGCGTGTCTTCTGAGGTCGAGCCTCTGGTTCTGATTCAACTGGCCGAGAATGTGGAGGCCAACACCAAGCAGTGGATCATGGCCATGATCTCAGCACCTAATAATGCAGGAG gagCACACCTACTCGTACACCCCGGTGAAGATGCCAGCTGGGGTCGAATTGTGGTCTCGGCACCTCGCTGTACCTTACTCAGGGCCACAGAAGAACTGGGACTCTGCAAAGCGGACAAAGAGGGCAATATGGTCTTGTTTTCCTATCATGATCGTGACAACTTTAATAACATCA aTGACATGCAGAAGTTCCTGACTCTGGCTGAGAGACAACACatcgtccaacatgagctggaGTCCATGCGAGCCAAAAAAGACCAGCGTATCCCTGGAATACCTGGAGACAAGGGTATCCTTAAATCCAGACAGAACATAT TTCAGAAGCTGCAGAAAGCAGGAGTGATCCAGGATGTTTTCCCCCTGTGTGATGAGAAGAAGCTACATGCTCTTGGCAAAGAGTGGTACTTACAGAAAAGCTTGTGGGGTCAGCCTTTAG ACTCCATTCATGCTTACTTCGGTGGCGCCATTGCTTTCTACTTCAGCTTCTTAGACTTTTACACGTGGGCTCTGGTACCTCCAGCAGTTCTGGGACTCTTCATAACCTTCTTCCTTCCTGGAGCTCCGCCCACTGATGAACCTAAAGCAGATAATTCAACCCCTGGTCCGGGTTCCTCTGATGGCGATGATAGCCAGTTGTCTGTGAGCGCGTACATGGTGCAGGCCTTGTTCAGCATGGTGTGGTCGACCGTGTTCATGGAGCTATGGAAGAGACGAAGCGCTGCGCTGTCGTACCGTTGGGGCACGCTGACGCTAACAGAGCAGTTTCAGGAACCGCGGCCTGGTTTCCAGGGTGAGGTGGGAATCAATCCTGTGACAGGCAGAATGGAGCCACTCTTCCCTGAAACGCAGAGGCAGATGCGGGTGGGCCTGGTCTCTGTGCCCGTGGTGGGACTTTTCCTTGGATTCGTTGTCCTCGGCATGGTGGGATTTTATTACTGCGAAAGCACCATGGCTTCAATTCACAAGGCTTCTGGATCTTTTCTAACGGCCACGTTGTCCTACCTGCCCTCCATCATCCACATTGTGTACACCAACATGCTGGGGAATGCCTACCGTACGGTTGCACTGAAGCTCACCGAGTGGG AAAACCACAGAGAAGAATCGGCTTTTCAGTATCATCACACCACCAAAGTTCTGGTG TTCACCTTTTTTAACAACTTTGCTGTGCTGTTCCACATTGCCATCTTCAAGCAGGACCTGCACCTCCTACACAAG AGGTTGTCATCGCTGCTGATCTTGTCTCAAGTGGTGAACCAGTTCACGGAGATTGTGGTGCCGTATGTGGTCGATCGTTTCTACAGCTCTTCACAGAAAGAGCTGAAGGAGGATGACCCGGCTGCTGATCACATGCAGGCTGAAGGCAATCTGCCTCCATTTCCT ggTCTGTTTCTGGAGTACATCGAGCTGCTGGTGCAGTTTGGTTACCTGAGTCTCTTCTCCTGTGTGTATCCACTCACGGCTGTGCTTCTGCTGATTAACAACATCACAGAGATCCGCGGTGATGCCTACAAGATCTGCCGCCTCTTCCGAAAGCCATTTTCTCCACCTGAGTCTGGCATAGGGGTGTGGCAg GCAGCATTCGAGGTGTTGTCGTTTCTCTCGGTCATCTCGAACTGTTGGCTGCTGTTTTTGGCTCCACGGATTAAAGCGTTCACTCTGGATTCTGGACTAAGCCCGAGCCTTGTGTTGATATTCTTCATCATGTTGGag CACGTTTTGATTATTGTGAAAATGATTCTGGCCTTTATTATTCCTGATGAACCAGACTGGGTCCGAATCAAGAGGCAACAGATTGAATATTGCACCATGTTGGCCCTCAAAGAGCAG